The following proteins are co-located in the Lacticaseibacillus paracasei subsp. paracasei genome:
- a CDS encoding C69 family dipeptidase yields the protein MIDRIEISACTSMMVGKKASLDGATYISRNEDRLVAIYPKRFVVQPAVTGRKETYVSPYNNLTVPLPESGYRYTSTPDADQSAGPNEEDGFNEKNVGESATESVYANERVLAYDPFIKNGLAEDSMTTLVLPFINSARDGVRYLGELVKKYGSAEGNGVQFNDQDEVWYMEIVTGHQWVAVRIPDDCYAVAANQIAIQDIDFNDPDNYMWADGIQDFVKDHNLNPDADHWNFRHIFGTDTEKDHHYNTPRVWFAQRYLNPEIEQDPESAELPFIRKANRKISVEDIQYIMKSHFNETKFDPLGHGNEHDRKTYRAISLSRTANSHILQMRDANQNGAAGVQWVGFGIPAFCPHVPFFTNATDTDKSYSEFPKKMDLSSAYWLYEALAMVVESHYAEFIEDDLAYQKDLNEWARRKIAEVDQAAAGMSGEDLTTYLTEQNHAIAKHYNDTTRDFLFKLITMGTNLSKLTFKMDPNL from the coding sequence ATGATTGATCGTATTGAAATTTCAGCTTGCACATCCATGATGGTCGGTAAAAAAGCATCCCTTGATGGCGCGACCTACATCTCCCGCAACGAGGATCGCTTAGTCGCAATCTATCCAAAACGTTTTGTGGTTCAACCAGCTGTAACTGGCCGCAAGGAAACTTATGTATCGCCATATAACAACCTGACTGTGCCACTCCCCGAATCCGGGTATCGTTACACATCCACGCCCGATGCTGACCAAAGCGCCGGGCCAAATGAAGAAGACGGTTTTAATGAAAAGAATGTCGGCGAAAGTGCTACCGAAAGTGTTTATGCCAACGAACGGGTACTTGCTTATGATCCCTTCATCAAAAATGGACTCGCGGAAGACTCCATGACAACTTTAGTGTTACCGTTTATCAACAGTGCCCGCGATGGCGTCCGGTATCTCGGCGAACTGGTCAAAAAGTACGGTTCAGCTGAAGGCAATGGTGTCCAATTTAACGATCAAGACGAAGTTTGGTATATGGAAATTGTCACCGGTCATCAATGGGTTGCGGTTCGCATTCCTGACGATTGTTACGCAGTTGCTGCCAACCAAATCGCGATTCAGGACATTGATTTCAATGATCCGGACAACTATATGTGGGCAGATGGCATTCAAGATTTCGTCAAAGATCACAACTTGAATCCTGACGCCGATCACTGGAACTTCCGGCACATTTTTGGCACCGACACTGAAAAGGATCACCACTACAATACACCACGGGTTTGGTTCGCCCAACGCTACCTTAATCCAGAAATTGAGCAGGATCCGGAATCAGCTGAATTGCCATTCATTCGCAAGGCCAACCGCAAAATTTCCGTTGAAGATATTCAGTACATTATGAAATCCCACTTCAATGAAACCAAATTTGATCCGTTGGGTCACGGCAATGAACACGACCGCAAGACTTATCGCGCTATCTCACTTTCGCGCACGGCCAACTCGCATATTCTGCAAATGCGTGATGCCAATCAAAATGGCGCAGCCGGCGTCCAATGGGTCGGCTTCGGTATCCCGGCCTTTTGCCCGCACGTACCGTTTTTCACCAATGCAACCGATACGGATAAGAGTTATAGCGAGTTCCCAAAGAAGATGGATCTGAGCTCAGCTTATTGGCTCTATGAAGCGCTCGCGATGGTTGTCGAATCGCATTATGCTGAGTTCATCGAAGACGACTTAGCTTATCAAAAAGATCTCAATGAATGGGCACGTCGTAAAATTGCTGAAGTTGATCAAGCTGCCGCCGGGATGAGTGGCGAGGACTTAACCACGTATCTGACTGAACAAAATCATGCCATTGCCAAGCACTACAATGACACAACCCGTGATTTCCTGTTCAAGCTCATCACAATGGGCACTAACTTATCGAAGCTCACCTTCAAGATGGATCCAAATCTATAG
- a CDS encoding dihydrolipoyl dehydrogenase family protein gives MSEYDFDVLYLGSGHGAFDGAGPLAASGKKVGVIESDMIGGTCPNYGCNAKITLDTPVVLQRMAERMQGIVSGSITINWSELVAHKQAVIKPLPTNIGSNLKQTGVTIIHGHGKFIDPHSITVAGKTYTAENIVIATGRRPHHLDIPGTELAHDSRAFMDLKTLPKRIGILGSGYISMEFATIANAAGAEVSVFMHADKALREFHQPFVKAVMADMTKRGVKFIPSADVQALKQTAQGIAIQYGDHQEQQVDWVLDATGRIPNDDQIGLEAAGVTFSQRGIPVDDHLRTNVPNIFASGDVLDKPQPKLTPTATFESYYLYQLLSGQTTDPIDYPAIPSTVYTTPRIAKVGVTPEEAADGDYQVVRNHIPDDWYHQTDQETMGDSILIFDRDHHLVGATEFSAQAEDAINTLLPAIVFHFSKQQMWQMAHIFPSESAAAWHKIR, from the coding sequence ATGAGTGAATACGATTTTGATGTCTTGTACTTAGGTAGTGGTCACGGCGCGTTCGATGGTGCTGGACCGTTAGCGGCTTCAGGAAAGAAAGTTGGCGTGATCGAAAGCGACATGATTGGCGGCACTTGCCCTAATTATGGGTGTAACGCAAAAATCACGCTGGACACACCAGTCGTGTTGCAACGTATGGCCGAACGCATGCAAGGCATCGTGTCCGGCAGCATCACGATCAACTGGTCGGAGCTAGTGGCACATAAACAAGCAGTGATCAAACCGCTGCCGACAAATATCGGCAGTAACCTCAAACAAACCGGCGTGACGATCATTCACGGGCATGGAAAATTCATTGATCCGCATAGCATCACAGTTGCTGGCAAAACTTATACGGCCGAAAATATTGTCATCGCTACTGGGCGCCGTCCGCATCACCTCGACATCCCCGGAACTGAATTAGCACATGATAGCCGCGCGTTCATGGACTTGAAAACATTGCCAAAACGAATCGGCATTTTGGGATCAGGTTACATCAGTATGGAATTTGCGACGATTGCCAATGCTGCCGGAGCTGAAGTCAGCGTCTTCATGCATGCAGACAAAGCGTTGCGCGAATTTCACCAGCCATTTGTCAAAGCGGTGATGGCAGACATGACCAAAAGAGGCGTCAAGTTTATCCCAAGTGCAGATGTGCAGGCATTGAAACAGACGGCACAAGGCATTGCGATCCAATATGGCGATCATCAGGAACAACAAGTTGACTGGGTGTTAGATGCAACTGGTCGAATTCCTAATGATGATCAAATTGGGTTAGAAGCTGCAGGTGTCACCTTTAGTCAACGCGGCATCCCGGTTGACGATCATTTGCGGACGAATGTGCCGAACATTTTCGCGTCCGGGGATGTGCTCGACAAGCCACAACCCAAGTTGACCCCAACGGCCACTTTTGAATCCTATTACCTGTATCAGTTGCTCAGCGGCCAGACAACCGACCCCATTGACTATCCAGCGATACCATCGACTGTGTACACAACTCCGCGAATTGCAAAAGTAGGTGTGACGCCAGAAGAAGCTGCTGATGGCGATTACCAAGTTGTTCGCAATCATATTCCGGATGACTGGTACCATCAAACCGATCAGGAAACGATGGGGGATAGCATCCTCATCTTTGATCGGGATCATCATTTGGTTGGCGCAACTGAATTCAGCGCCCAAGCGGAAGATGCGATCAACACCTTATTACCAGCAATTGTCTTCCACTTCAGTAAGCAACAAATGTGGCAAATGGCCCATATTTTCCCTTCTGAAAGTGCTGCGGCTTGGCATAAAATTCGGTGA
- a CDS encoding DHA2 family efflux MFS transporter permease subunit: MQLSQTKEMPQARFHVAHPAMAMIGLMIGAFVGMFSETSLNIALPSLMTALNVSQGTIQWLVTGYMLVIGICMPLSSLLSKWFNTKKIILFALSAFILGSVVSAMGAVFPVVLIGRLIQGIGTGLILPLMFSVAMQIFPPYKLGTVMGMAALVIMFAPAIGPTITGLVLAKFTWHYIFWLFVPFLVLAFIFTLTSMENVYHQTQTPVDWLSIVESSIGFAGIVVGTTMASDAGWLSLEVGLALLVGVIGLVLYAQRQLSLANPMLNLRVFANKQFTVGTLLVMLDFGVILASMYLLPMYLQRVMGLPVAMTGLVMLPGGIVNAAVSAIAGRMYDSHGAKWLSRGGFVIAILGVLILLNSGAQSPLWWIILGHVVLMIGAPLAMSPAQTYGLNSLSGAESADGSALLNTLQQIVGAVSTAVATSMLALGSAKAAGQTGLTIGSHFGFVFVLILAIIGLIVAFQVKKPQASRDL; this comes from the coding sequence ATGCAATTATCACAAACAAAAGAAATGCCGCAAGCTCGCTTTCACGTTGCCCATCCAGCAATGGCCATGATCGGCTTGATGATTGGGGCGTTTGTCGGTATGTTTTCAGAGACGTCGCTTAATATTGCGTTGCCTAGTTTAATGACGGCGTTGAATGTGTCACAGGGCACTATTCAGTGGCTAGTCACAGGTTATATGTTGGTTATCGGGATCTGCATGCCGTTATCCAGCCTTTTATCAAAATGGTTTAACACTAAAAAGATCATTCTTTTTGCACTTAGCGCCTTTATTCTGGGCTCGGTTGTGTCTGCGATGGGCGCTGTTTTTCCGGTTGTGCTTATTGGGCGATTGATTCAAGGCATTGGCACGGGGCTGATTTTGCCGCTGATGTTTTCAGTCGCCATGCAGATTTTCCCGCCATATAAATTAGGGACAGTCATGGGGATGGCTGCTTTGGTGATTATGTTTGCGCCTGCTATTGGCCCAACGATTACCGGGCTGGTGCTTGCCAAATTCACTTGGCACTACATTTTTTGGCTATTCGTGCCATTCTTGGTTTTGGCTTTCATTTTCACATTAACTTCGATGGAAAATGTTTATCATCAAACGCAAACACCAGTCGACTGGTTGTCAATTGTTGAATCGTCGATTGGCTTTGCTGGGATTGTGGTTGGGACAACGATGGCGAGTGATGCTGGCTGGCTTTCGCTGGAAGTCGGACTTGCTTTGCTCGTTGGGGTTATTGGTTTAGTCCTTTATGCCCAGCGGCAATTATCGTTAGCAAACCCGATGCTGAATTTACGCGTTTTTGCTAATAAGCAGTTTACTGTCGGAACGTTACTCGTCATGCTTGATTTTGGGGTGATTCTGGCCTCGATGTATTTACTGCCGATGTATCTGCAACGGGTGATGGGCCTGCCAGTTGCCATGACCGGACTTGTCATGTTACCAGGCGGGATTGTGAACGCTGCTGTTTCTGCGATTGCAGGTCGGATGTATGACAGCCACGGTGCTAAATGGTTATCCCGCGGTGGTTTTGTCATTGCTATCCTAGGCGTGTTGATATTGCTTAATAGTGGTGCACAAAGTCCGTTATGGTGGATTATTTTAGGGCATGTTGTCTTAATGATCGGCGCGCCGTTAGCGATGTCACCTGCCCAGACATATGGGCTGAATAGTTTGAGCGGTGCCGAAAGCGCAGACGGCAGTGCCTTGCTGAACACACTGCAGCAAATTGTCGGTGCGGTTTCAACTGCTGTTGCCACAAGTATGCTCGCACTCGGTTCGGCCAAAGCCGCTGGACAAACTGGCCTGACAATTGGTTCGCATTTTGGCTTTGTGTTCGTCTTAATCCTTGCCATTATCGGACTCATCGTTGCCTTCCAAGTCAAAAAACCACAGGCAAGTCGCGACCTTTAA
- a CDS encoding TetR/AcrR family transcriptional regulator, translated as MDTREKLVATAASLFQKEGVRATGLAQILTVSGTPKGSLYYYFPNGKAQLIEAAITYAGQHILEHVQRDLDRYKAPDAALAGQLESMATEMQEKGHLGGNSISLIALETGDDRELQAACSAVFTQLETLYIKKLTSAGIPPDRAQPLGQFIQASIEGAIILAATKDNPDLLRQTADQLTRLIKLALAA; from the coding sequence ATGGATACACGCGAAAAACTGGTGGCAACGGCTGCCAGTCTCTTTCAAAAAGAAGGGGTCAGAGCTACTGGTTTGGCGCAGATTTTAACGGTCAGTGGTACACCAAAGGGCTCACTTTATTATTATTTTCCAAACGGTAAAGCGCAATTGATTGAAGCCGCGATTACTTATGCTGGCCAGCACATTCTTGAGCATGTGCAACGGGACCTTGATCGGTACAAGGCGCCTGACGCTGCGCTGGCTGGACAACTAGAAAGTATGGCGACCGAAATGCAGGAAAAGGGGCATCTTGGTGGCAATTCAATTAGCTTGATAGCCTTAGAAACAGGCGATGATCGTGAGTTGCAGGCCGCTTGCAGCGCTGTTTTTACCCAGTTAGAAACGCTGTACATCAAAAAGCTCACGTCAGCCGGTATTCCACCTGACCGTGCCCAGCCACTTGGCCAATTTATTCAAGCCAGCATTGAGGGCGCCATTATTCTTGCCGCAACCAAAGACAATCCTGACTTGTTGCGACAGACCGCGGATCAACTGACCCGCTTGATCAAGCTGGCATTAGCCGCATAA
- a CDS encoding glycoside hydrolase family 1 protein, which yields MTYLNFPKNFLWGGATAANQLEGAYQEDGKGLSIADVLPQGKDRFAIVNRPDFNWTIDKSKYRYPNHQGIDHYHRFKEDIKLFSEMGFKCYRFSIAWSRIFPEGDEKTPNASGLKFYDEVIATCLKYDIEPVVTISHYEMPLHLVTKYGGWKNKRLIEFYKHFAETVLTRYFKQVKYWMTFNEINSAWAFPVMSQGLVANNGGNDRQTIFQAWHNQFVASAWAVKIGHALDPKLQVGCMLLYATTYGYDANPVNQLATLQQNQTFNFFCGDVQVRGEYPAYTDALMADNGFKFTDLDFSAEELTLLKNHPVDYIGFSYYMSAVVETVEKEHAEVGGNLLSGIKNPFLKASEWGWQIDPIGLRIALNQLYERYRKPLFIVENGLGAVDKLDADGKIKDDYRIDYLKQHIEQMGAAIHDGVDLMGYTPWGCIDLVSASSGQMSKRYGFICVDLDDAGKGSLNRYKKQSFNWYQRVIASNGTDLG from the coding sequence ATGACATACCTAAATTTTCCAAAGAATTTTTTATGGGGCGGTGCTACGGCAGCCAATCAACTTGAAGGGGCTTATCAAGAAGATGGCAAGGGTCTTTCAATCGCCGATGTGCTACCACAAGGCAAGGATCGTTTTGCGATTGTGAATCGGCCAGATTTCAACTGGACCATCGACAAAAGCAAGTATCGCTACCCAAACCATCAAGGCATTGATCATTATCATCGGTTTAAAGAAGACATTAAACTTTTCAGCGAGATGGGATTTAAATGCTATCGTTTTTCGATTGCGTGGTCACGGATTTTCCCAGAAGGTGATGAGAAAACACCAAATGCCTCGGGCTTGAAATTTTATGATGAGGTTATTGCGACATGCTTGAAATACGATATCGAACCAGTTGTCACGATTTCACATTACGAGATGCCGTTGCATCTGGTGACCAAATATGGCGGCTGGAAAAATAAACGTCTTATCGAGTTTTATAAGCATTTTGCGGAAACAGTTTTGACTCGCTACTTTAAGCAAGTAAAGTATTGGATGACGTTTAACGAAATTAACAGTGCATGGGCATTTCCGGTGATGAGCCAAGGATTGGTTGCCAATAATGGCGGCAATGACAGGCAAACAATTTTTCAAGCATGGCACAATCAGTTTGTTGCCAGTGCTTGGGCCGTGAAAATCGGGCATGCGCTTGATCCTAAGCTTCAAGTTGGCTGCATGTTGCTTTATGCCACCACTTACGGCTATGATGCCAACCCAGTGAATCAATTGGCGACCTTGCAGCAAAATCAGACATTTAATTTCTTTTGCGGCGATGTGCAGGTTCGCGGCGAGTACCCAGCCTATACCGACGCGTTGATGGCGGACAACGGGTTTAAATTCACAGATCTTGATTTTTCAGCCGAGGAATTAACACTGCTGAAAAATCATCCGGTTGACTACATTGGTTTTAGCTACTATATGTCCGCCGTAGTCGAAACAGTTGAAAAAGAACATGCTGAAGTCGGGGGCAACCTGCTTAGTGGCATCAAAAATCCATTTTTGAAGGCGAGTGAATGGGGCTGGCAGATTGATCCGATTGGCCTGCGCATCGCGTTAAATCAATTATATGAACGTTACCGTAAACCACTTTTCATTGTTGAAAATGGACTTGGCGCCGTTGACAAACTGGATGCTGATGGCAAAATCAAGGATGATTATCGGATTGATTACTTGAAGCAGCATATTGAACAAATGGGTGCGGCCATTCATGATGGCGTGGATCTGATGGGCTATACGCCATGGGGCTGCATTGATCTGGTCAGTGCTTCTTCAGGCCAAATGTCGAAACGTTACGGCTTCATCTGTGTCGATCTGGACGATGCTGGGAAAGGCAGTTTAAACCGTTACAAAAAGCAATCGTTTAACTGGTATCAGCGGGTGATTGCTTCCAATGGAACGGATTTAGGTTAA
- a CDS encoding beta-glucoside-specific PTS transporter subunit IIABC, which yields MNESGLAQQLLNLIGGKQNINQVWHCATRLRFTLKDRAKVPKDKIEALDGVITVVEASGQFQVVIGNNVGDVYHEVVKLEPSLSEGETSGETAAQGKMTFKSAFNSLLTFISGVFTPFLGAMAGAGILKGLLSLAVVMGWLTAKSGAYQIWWAAADGIFYFLPIALAFTAAKQLKVNQFVSMAIAAAMVSPGIVALGAKATTIDFFGIPVVPANYTATVLPILLVVVVQKFLEPVFNKLWHESVRNILAPVCLLVVIVPLTLIVVGPISATVSSWLATAIVSLNKSVPILAGLVLGGFWQVIVIFGVHWALVPVMMNNIAQNGTDLMMPILLPAVLSQAGAALAVFLRTRDAKMKSLAGSSTITALFGITEPTIYGITLKLKKPFYLACVAGAVGGMIVAISGAGANAAALASVLSLPTFIGKGFGLSVVGDVVAFALGTVLTYFFGGINAGAKTKIAPSANSELGEALAAPVKGVLVPLTGLADEVFASETMGKGVAIVPENGMVKAPVAGVIRLLYPTGHAIGIQSDKGSEILIHIGIDTVNLKGKHFQPLVAQGQHVEIGTPLVQFDHEAIEKEGYESTVMMIVTNSDQYQIATLGQGATDDRPVMTLA from the coding sequence ATGAATGAATCAGGATTAGCTCAGCAATTATTAAATCTGATTGGTGGCAAACAAAACATCAATCAGGTCTGGCACTGTGCCACTCGTCTGCGTTTTACATTGAAGGATCGTGCAAAAGTACCCAAAGATAAAATCGAGGCGTTGGATGGTGTGATCACCGTGGTTGAAGCCAGTGGTCAGTTTCAAGTCGTGATTGGTAACAATGTCGGGGATGTTTACCATGAAGTCGTGAAACTGGAACCATCTTTAAGCGAAGGCGAAACTAGCGGTGAAACAGCCGCACAAGGGAAAATGACGTTCAAAAGCGCTTTCAACAGCCTGCTAACGTTCATTTCCGGTGTATTTACGCCATTCTTGGGCGCGATGGCCGGCGCAGGGATTTTGAAAGGCTTGCTATCACTGGCCGTGGTCATGGGCTGGTTAACAGCGAAAAGCGGCGCGTATCAAATTTGGTGGGCCGCAGCAGATGGTATTTTCTATTTCCTGCCAATTGCCTTAGCATTTACCGCTGCTAAACAACTCAAGGTTAATCAGTTTGTGTCCATGGCGATTGCGGCGGCGATGGTGTCGCCGGGCATTGTCGCGTTGGGCGCAAAGGCAACAACTATTGACTTTTTCGGTATTCCAGTCGTGCCGGCGAATTATACCGCGACAGTCTTGCCAATTCTGTTGGTTGTTGTTGTTCAAAAATTCTTAGAACCAGTTTTCAACAAGTTGTGGCACGAATCCGTTCGTAACATTTTGGCGCCAGTTTGTCTTTTGGTTGTCATTGTGCCATTGACGCTGATTGTGGTTGGGCCCATCAGTGCGACGGTCAGCAGTTGGTTGGCAACAGCGATTGTGTCGTTGAACAAGAGTGTGCCAATTTTGGCTGGTTTAGTGCTCGGCGGTTTCTGGCAAGTGATCGTGATTTTCGGCGTTCACTGGGCACTGGTACCGGTGATGATGAACAATATTGCTCAGAATGGAACCGATTTGATGATGCCGATTCTGCTGCCAGCAGTGCTGTCTCAAGCTGGTGCAGCATTGGCGGTATTTCTTAGAACGCGTGATGCCAAAATGAAAAGTCTTGCCGGTTCCAGTACCATTACCGCACTATTCGGGATCACAGAACCGACAATTTATGGGATTACATTGAAGTTGAAAAAGCCATTTTATCTTGCTTGTGTGGCAGGAGCAGTCGGCGGTATGATCGTGGCGATTTCCGGTGCTGGGGCAAATGCCGCTGCTTTGGCCAGTGTGCTTTCACTGCCAACTTTTATTGGCAAAGGCTTTGGACTTTCTGTGGTTGGCGATGTGGTCGCGTTCGCGCTCGGGACGGTGCTCACTTACTTCTTTGGCGGTATCAACGCAGGCGCAAAAACCAAAATAGCGCCTTCTGCCAACAGCGAACTAGGCGAAGCGTTAGCAGCACCAGTCAAAGGGGTGCTTGTGCCGTTAACCGGCTTGGCAGATGAGGTCTTTGCATCTGAGACCATGGGCAAAGGTGTGGCAATCGTTCCTGAAAACGGCATGGTGAAGGCGCCTGTTGCTGGCGTGATTAGACTGCTTTATCCAACCGGTCATGCGATTGGGATTCAGTCGGACAAAGGCTCGGAAATTTTGATTCATATCGGTATCGATACGGTTAATCTAAAAGGCAAACATTTTCAACCACTTGTGGCACAAGGACAACACGTTGAAATTGGGACGCCGTTGGTGCAATTCGATCACGAAGCCATTGAAAAAGAAGGGTATGAAAGTACCGTGATGATGATTGTGACCAATTCCGACCAGTATCAAATCGCGACGCTTGGACAGGGAGCCACCGATGATCGGCCGGTCATGACATTAGCGTAA
- a CDS encoding PRD domain-containing protein — protein MIIQNVLNNNAVVARHQQREVIVVERGIGFRAKKDAKMALRDSMKVYVPEDQAKLKIATATIASLPSVYLDLAAGIIQEAEKRLQTTFNSYLLIELADHVHFAVQRLHEKIVLHNKLLWEIQVAYTQEYEMGEWALHQIAVQLHEQLPEDEAGFIALKFVSNDLNHQQTFNSLAFTQTLASLTKIIFYNLGLDMNVKTPDYQRLVIHLKFFLQRMYAAAPSPLSLKMEHYDYVLLKHLQQDYARASHCMEDVDRFMQQKLAIAIPKNEQIYLTMHIARLAKSLTE, from the coding sequence ATGATTATTCAAAACGTGCTGAACAACAATGCTGTCGTGGCCAGACATCAACAACGCGAGGTGATCGTGGTCGAGCGTGGGATCGGTTTCCGCGCTAAAAAAGACGCCAAGATGGCCTTGCGCGACAGTATGAAAGTCTATGTGCCAGAGGATCAAGCAAAGCTGAAAATCGCGACGGCGACGATTGCCAGTCTGCCCAGTGTTTATTTGGATTTGGCCGCTGGGATCATTCAGGAGGCAGAAAAGCGATTGCAAACCACGTTCAACAGTTATCTGTTGATTGAGCTAGCCGATCATGTTCATTTTGCGGTGCAACGGCTGCATGAGAAGATCGTATTGCACAACAAATTGCTATGGGAGATTCAGGTTGCCTACACCCAAGAATACGAGATGGGCGAATGGGCATTGCATCAAATCGCCGTGCAATTGCATGAACAATTGCCGGAAGATGAGGCGGGATTCATCGCGTTAAAGTTTGTGAGCAACGATCTGAACCATCAGCAAACCTTCAACTCACTCGCCTTTACCCAAACCCTGGCGAGTCTCACGAAAATAATCTTTTACAATCTAGGGCTGGACATGAACGTCAAAACACCTGATTATCAACGACTAGTTATTCACCTCAAATTTTTCCTACAACGCATGTATGCTGCTGCGCCGTCGCCTTTGTCGTTAAAGATGGAACACTACGACTATGTCTTGTTGAAACATCTTCAACAAGATTATGCCCGTGCTTCTCACTGTATGGAAGACGTTGACCGATTCATGCAACAGAAGTTAGCGATTGCGATTCCTAAAAACGAGCAAATCTATCTCACCATGCATATTGCGCGCTTAGCAAAAAGTTTGACGGAGTGA
- a CDS encoding amino acid ABC transporter ATP-binding/permease protein, whose amino-acid sequence MIRSLLRYTHHLTGAIIISFLIGLVAELTKVVVLVLAAMMLFDPQNASHLLIPGIISVVIVGLGSFGEQYAGHFVAFHVLAELRGAVYRKLVQLAPAKLDSQGSGKLLKLIGSDIEAMEIFYAHTIVPVAIGLIYGVLMVAVYSSLNDPAAAVVLVSYAAVGLLIPYYRHEQMTAKAQAADRQKAVNQQYLLESVRGMAVLRQLEVADARMKTGNEGFDHEATAFQQSQFGQLLKNMSATLVMLVAWLFIVWLSGWTQPQPLQQALLAVFPLTFGPLLALTNLPASLLNGFAAARNLLNLLQEAPATSAAIDATQTLNQIATIQVDHVTFKYPSRDETVLRQVSLSLHAGEIVGFVGASGSGKSTLAKLIMGWYPLTQGRILIDGIDLTKIDPASLRAQVNYLPQTPVFFSESVRDNLTLHDSTITDAQIWTVLDQVKLTSRLRQAEKGLDENVVSGQLQFSSGEQQRLELARALLHPSSVLVLDEPTSNLDTENERLILDAIKAYYHGIVIMISHRAESAAYADRLYRFADHRVSAASTEPK is encoded by the coding sequence ATGATCAGAAGTTTACTGCGTTACACCCACCACTTAACGGGGGCTATTATCATCAGTTTTCTGATTGGCTTGGTGGCCGAATTAACAAAAGTCGTCGTTTTAGTTTTGGCTGCGATGATGTTGTTCGATCCCCAGAATGCCTCACACCTTTTAATCCCCGGCATCATCTCGGTGGTGATTGTTGGTCTGGGTAGTTTTGGTGAACAATATGCTGGCCATTTTGTGGCGTTTCACGTCTTGGCCGAATTGCGCGGTGCGGTTTATCGAAAATTGGTGCAGTTGGCGCCTGCTAAACTTGATAGCCAAGGCAGCGGCAAGTTGCTTAAACTGATTGGCAGTGACATTGAGGCAATGGAAATTTTCTACGCACATACGATTGTTCCGGTTGCGATTGGCCTTATTTATGGTGTCTTGATGGTTGCCGTTTATAGCAGCTTAAATGATCCGGCGGCGGCCGTTGTGTTGGTGAGCTATGCGGCTGTCGGGCTGTTAATTCCGTATTATCGGCACGAGCAGATGACGGCGAAGGCTCAGGCTGCGGATCGTCAAAAAGCGGTTAATCAGCAGTACCTGCTTGAATCCGTTCGCGGCATGGCGGTTTTGCGTCAGTTAGAGGTTGCTGATGCGCGCATGAAAACAGGCAATGAGGGATTTGATCATGAGGCGACCGCCTTTCAACAATCCCAGTTTGGTCAATTATTGAAAAATATGAGTGCTACGTTGGTGATGCTGGTAGCGTGGCTATTCATTGTGTGGTTGAGCGGTTGGACTCAGCCGCAGCCATTGCAACAAGCTTTATTGGCCGTGTTTCCGCTCACGTTCGGACCGTTATTAGCTTTAACCAATTTGCCAGCCTCGCTATTGAATGGTTTTGCGGCTGCTCGCAATTTATTGAATCTTTTGCAAGAGGCGCCAGCAACATCAGCGGCGATTGACGCTACCCAAACACTGAATCAAATCGCGACCATTCAAGTTGATCACGTCACCTTTAAGTATCCTAGCCGTGACGAGACCGTTTTGCGGCAAGTGTCGTTGTCCTTGCATGCCGGCGAAATTGTCGGTTTTGTCGGCGCCAGTGGGTCTGGAAAAAGTACATTGGCCAAATTGATCATGGGTTGGTATCCGCTCACCCAAGGCCGAATTTTAATTGATGGCATTGACCTGACCAAAATTGATCCAGCATCACTGCGCGCGCAGGTGAATTATCTGCCACAAACGCCAGTCTTTTTCTCTGAGTCGGTCCGTGACAATCTCACGTTGCACGATTCGACGATCACAGATGCGCAAATCTGGACCGTGCTTGATCAAGTCAAGCTGACGTCGCGGTTGCGTCAGGCCGAAAAGGGGCTTGATGAAAATGTCGTATCAGGACAATTACAATTTTCTAGTGGGGAACAACAACGGCTGGAATTGGCCAGAGCCTTGTTACATCCAAGCAGCGTTTTGGTGCTGGATGAACCAACGAGCAATCTTGATACTGAAAACGAACGATTAATTTTGGACGCTATCAAGGCTTACTATCACGGCATCGTGATCATGATTTCGCATCGTGCAGAGTCGGCGGCTTATGCTGATCGGCTGTACCGATTTGCGGATCATCGGGTTTCAGCTGCCAGCACCGAGCCTAAATAA